The Ferrimicrobium sp. genome segment TCGCCACGTAACCACACGATCAACTGCGGCCAACTCAGCTCTAGGCATCAACAACCGCTAGTCAGCCGCGTTGACGCTACACCTTAGCTGGCACGCTCTCGAGCGTCAAGCGTCGCCTCTAGCCAATCGCAGATAGCCGTCAACGACGAGCCTGGCGTGAAGACTTGGGCGACACCCATCTCCTTGAGTATCGGAATATCACCATCTGGGATGATCCCCCCGACCACCAGAAGGGTCTCCGTACGACCACGCTCCTCGAGGCCTGCAATCAGCTTGGGGACGAGCGTGAGGTGGGCACCCGACAAAAGCGAGACACCGATTGCATCAGCATCCTCCTGCACAACCGTCTCGACAATCTGGTCAACCGTCTGGTGCAAACCGGTATAAATCACTTCAAAACCCGCATCCCTGAGGGCTCGGGCAACGACCTTTGCGCCACGGTCATGACCATCAAGGCCTGGCTTCGCTACTACGACTCGATAGGGTCTCTCCACGACGCGAATCTTATCGCAGATTGCC includes the following:
- a CDS encoding cobalamin B12-binding domain-containing protein yields the protein MERPYRVVVAKPGLDGHDRGAKVVARALRDAGFEVIYTGLHQTVDQIVETVVQEDADAIGVSLLSGAHLTLVPKLIAGLEERGRTETLLVVGGIIPDGDIPILKEMGVAQVFTPGSSLTAICDWLEATLDARERAS